The window GGGTCTGCAGGGTCCAGATGCCGGCCACGGCGCCGCCATAGACGATCAGACCCAGCGACACCCACAGGACGGCGCCGCCCGAAATGGTCGGGAGGCTGATCTTCCGCTTGGAAGAGCGTTCTTCGTGCGGAAGCAGATTGATGCGAATCATCTACTTCGCCTCCCTTCTCAGCGCCAGGCCAAGGGCGACGGTGAGCAGCGGGGCAACCTTCTCGGGGTTCTCGCCGTGCTCCTCGAACAGCCCCTCGGCGCGATCCATGCGGGCCACCGCGTCGTTGACCGTAAAGTCGATCTCGTGCTTCTCCGAAAGTATCTCGCGCAGGAAGGGCACACACGCCCCGCCGCCGGAAAGAACCGCGTGGTCGATGCGCTCGGCGTCACCCGCGGTCTTGAGGAAGGCGATGGAGCGCTCGATGCCCATGGAGATGTCGTTGGCCGCGTCCGCGATCACCTGCCGCAGCCGGTCCGGATCCTCGATGGCCGCGTTCCCGGACAGCATGTTCTCGGCCTCATCGAAGGTCACGCCCAGCTCGCGCTGCACGGCCTCCACGAAGACGTTGCTGCCCACACTCAGATCGCGGGTGAAGTACGGAATGTTGTTCTGGATGATGTTGATGTTGGTAACATCGGAACCGATGTTGACCAGGCCCACCACGCGGCCGGCGCCGCTGTCGCTGGTGGCCTCCACCGCGTTCTGGATGGCGAACGAATCCACGTCGATGACCACCGGATTCAGCCCCGCGTCACGCACGATACCGGCGT of the Candidatus Krumholzibacteriia bacterium genome contains:
- a CDS encoding pilus assembly protein PilM; this encodes DDVCLDFQVLNEDVGANQMEILLVAAKKEMVNAHAGIVRDAGLNPVVIDVDSFAIQNAVEATSDSGAGRVVGLVNIGSDVTNINIIQNNIPYFTRDLSVGSNVFVEAVQRELGVTFDEAENMLSGNAAIEDPDRLRQVIADAANDISMGIERSIAFLKTAGDAERIDHAVLSGGGACVPFLREILSEKHEIDFTVNDAVARMDRAEGLFEEHGENPEKVAPLLTVALGLALRREAK